One region of Exiguobacterium acetylicum genomic DNA includes:
- a CDS encoding oligosaccharide flippase family protein codes for MKTARLSRFNLIFIADTAYSLHQWMILTLLIKWSTPLNIGYFNYALAITAPIVMFCWLNASTILTAERAGLTNFWLFIKTRFSLLSAGVFVLLGVYYFFGEADILLLTLLVYLNKYMESFADLAYGFLQGHTAFKEVAISKIFRSLLNVSGAALVLFTTHSIHGFVLALIAGNLIMLLAYDLPTIRRVGRGFDNQALDLRYRSGKELFLKAMPLGFVALLIALNANIPRLFVGHAIGTEELGYYASIAYLLVLGSLFIHSLIAVLLPNFSSETGERQSLPELRKLTRSMLLMTNIVGILLIVGAIFFGKWGLTIFYNASFVQYHLIFVLMMVASLFFYNSTVIQALLTGFQQFRIQTISIFGSVVVNLIACSLLIPLYGLYGATIAYTLCAVTQIVLLLPALYRSLYPRNVTLVVEQSS; via the coding sequence ATGAAAACGGCCCGGCTGTCCCGCTTCAATCTCATCTTCATTGCCGATACGGCGTATTCGCTCCATCAATGGATGATTTTGACGCTCCTGATCAAATGGAGCACACCGCTCAACATCGGTTATTTCAACTACGCCCTTGCCATCACTGCACCGATCGTCATGTTCTGTTGGCTGAACGCCAGTACGATCCTGACGGCAGAACGGGCTGGACTAACGAACTTCTGGCTCTTCATCAAGACTCGTTTTTCACTCCTCTCGGCAGGTGTGTTCGTCCTCCTTGGAGTCTATTATTTCTTCGGTGAAGCGGACATCTTACTCCTGACACTACTCGTTTATCTCAACAAGTACATGGAATCGTTCGCCGATCTCGCTTATGGTTTCCTGCAAGGACACACTGCCTTCAAGGAAGTCGCTATCTCGAAAATCTTCCGGAGTCTCTTGAACGTGTCGGGTGCAGCACTCGTCCTCTTTACGACCCATTCGATTCACGGATTCGTGCTCGCCTTGATCGCCGGAAACTTGATCATGCTACTCGCATACGACTTACCGACGATTCGCCGCGTCGGTCGCGGCTTTGACAATCAAGCACTCGACTTACGATACCGGTCAGGCAAAGAGCTGTTCCTTAAAGCAATGCCGCTTGGATTCGTTGCTCTCCTGATCGCCTTGAATGCAAACATCCCACGATTGTTCGTCGGTCATGCAATCGGAACGGAAGAGCTTGGATATTACGCCAGCATCGCCTATCTACTCGTACTGGGCAGCCTGTTCATTCATTCCTTGATTGCCGTCTTGTTGCCGAACTTCTCGTCTGAGACGGGCGAACGCCAAAGTTTACCGGAACTGCGCAAGCTGACCCGCTCGATGTTACTGATGACGAACATCGTCGGCATCCTGTTGATTGTCGGAGCGATCTTCTTCGGCAAGTGGGGCTTGACGATTTTCTACAACGCATCGTTCGTTCAATACCATCTGATTTTCGTCTTGATGATGGTCGCCTCACTCTTTTTCTACAACTCGACCGTCATTCAGGCACTCTTGACCGGCTTCCAGCAGTTCCGGATCCAGACGATCTCGATCTTCGGCAGTGTCGTCGTCAACCTGATCGCTTGTAGCCTATTGATTCCGCTGTATGGTTTATACGGTGCGACGATTGCTTACACCCTCTGCGCTGTCACTCAAATCGTCCTATTGTTACCGGCACTGTATCGGTCCTTATATCCACGGAACGTCACGCTCGTCGTCGAACAAAGCAGCTGA
- a CDS encoding nucleotide sugar dehydrogenase produces MNKAVKHIVDTTAAQTGSLPIANRSIAVVGLGYVGLPVAVAFGEKTDVVGFDIKEQRIQELQEGIDATLELSPFTLKNATVDYVSDPSALQASDFIIIAVPTPINAQNQPDLTPLLRASHLVGRQLNKGDIVVYESTVYPGATEEDCIPVLEEASGLRAGVDFFVGYSPERINPGDHEHTFKTIKKIVSAQDEQTLDIVAEVYEAVVEAGVHRASSIKVAEAAKIIENTQRDLNIALMNELAIIFDRMEIDTLEVLEAAGTKWNFLPFRPGLVGGHCIGVDPFYLTMKAESLGYHPEVILAGRRINDTMGRFIATALVKNLIKQNMPVLGARVTILGLSFKENVSDIRNSKVANLVREIEEFGIDVQVTDRLVEKSEAKREYGIDLLEMSELKPADVVIFAVSHEEYVEGGWNLAQHLLKVGRGIVVDIKGMLPRSEQPEGVHVWRL; encoded by the coding sequence ATGAACAAGGCAGTCAAACACATCGTAGATACGACAGCAGCCCAAACTGGTTCACTTCCCATTGCCAACCGTTCGATTGCCGTCGTCGGACTCGGATACGTCGGACTTCCCGTCGCCGTCGCGTTCGGTGAAAAGACAGACGTCGTCGGCTTTGACATCAAGGAACAACGAATCCAAGAACTGCAAGAAGGTATCGATGCAACACTCGAACTGAGTCCGTTCACGTTGAAGAACGCAACCGTCGATTACGTCTCGGATCCTTCTGCTCTCCAAGCAAGCGACTTCATCATCATCGCTGTTCCAACACCAATCAATGCGCAGAATCAACCGGACTTAACGCCACTCTTACGGGCCTCACATCTCGTTGGTCGCCAGCTCAATAAAGGCGACATCGTCGTCTACGAGTCGACGGTCTACCCAGGGGCGACGGAGGAAGATTGTATCCCGGTTCTTGAAGAAGCATCCGGCTTACGCGCTGGCGTCGACTTCTTCGTCGGCTACTCACCAGAGCGGATCAATCCGGGCGACCACGAGCACACGTTCAAGACGATCAAAAAAATTGTCTCTGCCCAGGATGAACAGACACTCGACATCGTCGCAGAAGTCTACGAAGCGGTCGTCGAAGCCGGTGTCCACCGTGCTTCATCGATCAAGGTCGCAGAAGCCGCAAAAATCATCGAAAACACACAACGCGATCTCAACATCGCCTTGATGAACGAACTGGCAATCATCTTCGACCGGATGGAGATCGATACGCTCGAGGTCCTTGAAGCAGCCGGTACGAAATGGAACTTCCTTCCGTTCCGTCCAGGTCTCGTCGGTGGTCACTGTATCGGCGTCGATCCATTCTATCTGACGATGAAAGCTGAGTCACTCGGCTATCATCCGGAAGTCATTCTCGCTGGACGCCGGATCAACGATACGATGGGACGCTTCATCGCAACAGCGCTCGTCAAGAACTTGATTAAACAGAACATGCCGGTCCTCGGCGCTCGCGTCACAATCCTTGGCTTATCGTTCAAGGAGAACGTCAGCGATATCCGGAACTCGAAAGTCGCGAACCTCGTCCGCGAAATCGAAGAGTTCGGCATCGACGTCCAGGTGACGGATCGACTCGTCGAAAAGAGTGAAGCGAAACGCGAGTACGGCATCGACTTGCTCGAGATGAGCGAACTCAAACCAGCCGACGTCGTCATCTTCGCTGTCTCACACGAAGAATACGTCGAAGGCGGTTGGAATCTAGCACAACATCTGCTCAAAGTCGGACGCGGCATCGTCGTCGACATCAAAGGGATGTTGCCACGGTCAGAACAACCAGAGGGGGTCCACGTATGGCGCCTCTAA
- a CDS encoding phospholipid carrier-dependent glycosyltransferase — translation MRPILLLIVIETLVCQFARSLFPDTYVTALLLINSVLFLYYLLRQAETTPLFLVFITAFFVRLVLMFIDLELFRLPPHSGDDTEAFHLEGVQIFTDPSTFNDVVRGTYSKFLGIFYLMFGPERILAQFFNVILGVVAVVILAKTLQRLRLPERYVFAATLIFAFFPQGLLLSPILLRDQIVALGIVYTLYYMVRWTEEKSGWYMTLAYLGYFVSTMFHSGLAVGIIVLLVYFSFYSHETRRMDFEPTKVQRLIFQVLIVGFIVYSFQDVLFAKFTHVSENGQLFSGMSYDRGGSAYLNGLTVTGPGDMILYSPIRTIYFLFSPFPWQWSSVMNILIFFLDAIFYFIACFAIIRSFKLIRQHPLGSVLFFFFLLFALNAVIFGLGTGNVGTAIRHRYKLFPMLLIVYTSVHYMRWQARHYFEEVEHRAE, via the coding sequence ATGCGACCAATCCTACTACTCATCGTCATCGAAACGCTCGTTTGTCAATTCGCCCGGTCGCTCTTCCCGGACACCTACGTGACCGCCTTGCTGCTCATCAACTCGGTGTTGTTTCTTTATTATCTGCTCCGTCAGGCAGAGACGACGCCACTCTTTCTCGTCTTCATCACCGCTTTCTTCGTCCGACTGGTCCTGATGTTCATCGATCTCGAGTTGTTTCGTTTACCGCCCCACAGCGGGGACGATACGGAAGCCTTTCATCTCGAAGGTGTCCAAATCTTTACTGATCCGTCGACCTTCAATGATGTCGTTCGCGGCACCTATTCCAAGTTTCTCGGAATCTTCTACCTGATGTTCGGTCCGGAACGAATTCTCGCTCAGTTCTTCAACGTCATCCTCGGCGTCGTCGCCGTCGTCATTCTAGCGAAAACGCTGCAACGGTTACGCTTACCGGAACGTTATGTGTTCGCAGCAACACTGATCTTCGCCTTCTTCCCACAAGGATTGTTACTCTCACCGATTCTCTTACGTGACCAGATCGTCGCCCTAGGCATCGTCTACACACTCTACTACATGGTGCGCTGGACGGAAGAGAAGTCCGGATGGTATATGACGCTCGCGTATCTCGGCTACTTCGTCAGTACGATGTTCCACTCCGGTCTTGCTGTCGGCATCATCGTCTTACTCGTCTACTTCTCGTTTTACAGTCATGAGACACGACGAATGGACTTTGAACCAACGAAGGTGCAACGACTGATCTTTCAAGTACTGATCGTCGGCTTCATCGTCTACAGCTTCCAGGACGTCTTGTTCGCGAAGTTCACCCACGTTTCAGAAAACGGACAGTTGTTCAGCGGAATGAGTTACGACCGTGGCGGCTCCGCTTATCTGAACGGATTGACGGTGACGGGTCCAGGTGACATGATTCTCTACTCACCGATCCGGACGATTTACTTCCTGTTCTCACCGTTCCCGTGGCAATGGTCGAGCGTCATGAACATTCTGATTTTCTTCCTTGACGCCATCTTCTACTTCATTGCCTGTTTTGCGATCATCCGGTCCTTTAAACTGATCCGTCAGCATCCATTGGGCAGCGTTCTCTTCTTCTTTTTCCTTCTCTTTGCGCTTAACGCGGTCATCTTCGGTCTAGGAACCGGCAATGTCGGAACGGCCATCCGACACCGGTATAAGTTGTTCCCGATGTTACTCATCGTCTACACATCCGTTCACTACATGCGCTGGCAAGCGCGCCACTACTTCGAGGAGGTCGAACACCGTGCCGAATAA
- a CDS encoding phenylacetate--CoA ligase family protein, which produces MALKEEFYYRSPIFIQNWLTSLYGRKLMQERYGPFYEQKMKELRMKDRTQDYKAEQLDRLNAFLAFVVTHTPYYTQLFHEHDIQLPLTSLEQLKTIPILEKETLRQNNDAFMSRVDAPVRGRTGGTSGKSLQVAFMREDVQERMAHLDYFKERHGFHAGMRRASFTGRTLTAVDQKKPIFWRMNRPLNQLLLSIFHMKEENFPAYIEELNRFQPRALDGTPTAMVEIARYMLKHHIRLESPLIAIFPTSETVTEEMRSILEEAFGVPVFDQYGSSEGAPIISECSHRKLHLHHETGIIEPYGEDGEVVVTCFTTRGTPLIRYRIGDRMTLSDETCSCGLNGPVIASIDGRGTSYIVSEKRGKVFEGDITTIARELPNSVLRLQVEQHALNHVTLRYIPDTKRFHPKHEQILLNEMRKLLGSEMKIVLEPVEQVKQEPNGKTLIVKQSMK; this is translated from the coding sequence ATGGCGCTTAAGGAGGAATTCTACTACCGCTCCCCGATTTTCATCCAAAATTGGCTGACATCGTTATATGGTCGCAAGTTAATGCAAGAACGATACGGTCCCTTCTATGAACAGAAGATGAAGGAGCTCCGGATGAAGGATCGGACGCAGGATTATAAAGCGGAACAACTCGATCGCCTGAATGCCTTTCTCGCTTTCGTCGTGACGCATACACCGTACTACACGCAACTCTTTCACGAACATGACATCCAGTTACCGTTGACATCACTCGAGCAGCTGAAGACAATCCCGATCCTTGAAAAAGAGACGCTTCGCCAAAATAACGATGCATTCATGTCCCGCGTCGATGCGCCGGTCCGAGGGCGAACGGGCGGAACGAGCGGAAAGTCGCTCCAAGTCGCGTTCATGCGCGAGGACGTCCAAGAACGGATGGCGCATCTCGACTACTTCAAGGAACGTCACGGTTTTCATGCCGGGATGCGGCGGGCGAGCTTCACCGGTCGGACACTGACAGCCGTCGATCAAAAGAAACCGATTTTCTGGCGGATGAACCGACCACTCAATCAGTTATTGCTTTCAATCTTTCACATGAAGGAAGAGAACTTTCCCGCTTATATCGAGGAGCTGAATCGCTTCCAGCCACGAGCGCTCGATGGCACACCGACGGCGATGGTCGAAATCGCCCGCTATATGCTGAAGCATCACATTCGACTGGAGAGTCCGCTGATTGCCATCTTCCCAACATCGGAAACGGTGACGGAGGAGATGCGCTCAATCCTTGAGGAAGCGTTCGGTGTTCCAGTTTTCGATCAATACGGTTCCTCAGAAGGCGCACCGATCATCTCAGAGTGCAGTCATCGAAAACTACATCTCCATCACGAGACGGGCATCATCGAACCGTATGGAGAGGATGGCGAGGTCGTCGTCACGTGTTTTACGACACGCGGGACACCGCTGATTCGTTACCGGATCGGTGATCGGATGACGCTCAGTGACGAGACCTGTAGCTGCGGCTTAAACGGACCGGTCATCGCTTCGATCGATGGACGGGGAACGAGTTATATCGTCAGCGAGAAGCGGGGCAAGGTGTTCGAAGGGGATATCACGACGATTGCCCGGGAACTACCGAATTCGGTTCTACGACTCCAAGTCGAGCAGCACGCGCTGAATCACGTGACACTTCGCTATATTCCAGATACGAAACGTTTCCATCCGAAACACGAACAGATTCTTTTAAACGAGATGCGCAAGCTACTCGGCTCCGAGATGAAGATCGTCCTCGAGCCAGTCGAACAAGTCAAACAAGAGCCAAACGGAAAAACGTTGATCGTCAAACAGTCGATGAAATAG
- a CDS encoding aminotransferase class I/II-fold pyridoxal phosphate-dependent enzyme — MKHIPLSIPHLSGQEARYVTEALETNWVAPLGPNVDAFERDMRAYTGARAALATSSGTAAIHLALATLGVTTGDDVFCQSLTFIASTNPIRYVGARPVLIDSEEETWNMSPVALRRALIQAATRGKLPKAVIVVHLYGVAAQIEEIAALCEEYDVPLIEDAAESLGTRVNGRMTGTFGTFGIYSFNGNKIITTSGGGMLVANDPALIERAFYLGTQARQPVLHYEHTEVGYNYRMSNVAAGIGRGQLEVIDQRVDARRKIFDRYERAFAPDGVTSQVEQTGTFANRWLSAFLLPGGQVQRDAMIQTLQQANAESRPVWKPMHLQPVYRDVPFVTAEGDDISRRLFEDGICLPSASQMTFTEQAVVIRNVRHALQTTVRRNVQS, encoded by the coding sequence ATGAAACACATCCCGCTCTCCATCCCGCACTTAAGTGGTCAAGAAGCACGTTACGTCACGGAAGCACTTGAGACGAACTGGGTCGCACCGCTTGGACCGAACGTCGACGCCTTCGAACGAGATATGCGCGCCTACACGGGAGCTCGCGCAGCGCTTGCGACGAGCAGTGGTACGGCAGCCATTCACTTGGCACTCGCGACGCTTGGTGTCACGACGGGGGATGACGTCTTCTGTCAATCCTTGACGTTCATCGCTTCGACGAATCCGATTCGCTACGTCGGTGCCCGTCCCGTCCTGATCGATTCGGAAGAGGAGACGTGGAACATGTCACCCGTCGCACTCCGACGTGCGTTAATCCAGGCGGCAACGCGAGGAAAACTTCCGAAAGCCGTCATCGTCGTTCATCTGTACGGCGTTGCAGCGCAAATCGAGGAGATCGCCGCGCTCTGTGAAGAGTACGATGTCCCGTTGATCGAAGACGCGGCAGAATCACTCGGAACACGCGTCAACGGACGGATGACAGGAACGTTCGGGACGTTCGGGATCTACTCCTTCAACGGCAACAAGATCATCACGACGTCAGGCGGCGGAATGCTCGTCGCAAATGATCCAGCCTTGATCGAACGCGCCTTCTATCTCGGGACACAGGCACGACAACCGGTCCTCCATTACGAGCATACGGAAGTCGGCTACAACTACCGGATGAGCAATGTCGCTGCTGGGATCGGACGCGGACAACTCGAAGTGATTGATCAACGCGTCGACGCACGGCGAAAAATCTTTGATCGTTACGAACGTGCCTTTGCGCCGGACGGCGTCACATCGCAAGTCGAGCAGACCGGAACGTTCGCCAACCGTTGGCTCAGTGCTTTTCTTTTACCAGGCGGTCAAGTGCAACGCGATGCGATGATCCAGACGCTCCAACAAGCGAACGCCGAATCCCGTCCGGTCTGGAAGCCAATGCACTTACAGCCCGTCTATCGCGACGTACCATTCGTCACAGCAGAAGGAGATGATATCAGCCGTCGCCTGTTTGAAGACGGAATCTGCCTCCCAT
- a CDS encoding glycosyltransferase family 4 protein — MAPLKILQVCALDTTAETMLQPLLLALQNAGHDVGIACADTGASAKLAAKGFRMHDIPIERRIDWTSNWRTIREITRILKEDGYDAVHVHTPVAAALGRVAAKRAGTKHIVYTAHGFYFHEKMGRVTYQLTYSVEKWLARLATDYLLLQSEEDYQLAQRKRFKANTRLMHLGNGIDLTRFYPRPREAGAPFTFLFIGRIVEEKGILELLDAFEDVVYRHPEARLVIAGEMMASERDQTTKHLFLRRIREIPNVDYLGFVEDVPSLFQQVDAFVLPSHREGVPRSIIEAMASAKPVIATNIRGCREEVVEGKTGYLVEVRDIAKLVRRMNTLVEHPDRANEMGRNGFDRAMKHFNEADVIKRQLDLFSAM; from the coding sequence ATGGCGCCTCTAAAAATCCTTCAAGTCTGTGCTCTCGATACGACGGCAGAGACGATGTTGCAGCCGCTCTTACTCGCTTTACAAAACGCCGGGCACGACGTCGGTATCGCTTGTGCCGACACCGGTGCCTCGGCAAAACTGGCAGCGAAAGGCTTTCGGATGCACGACATTCCAATTGAGCGCCGGATTGACTGGACGAGTAACTGGCGGACGATCCGTGAAATCACGCGAATCTTGAAGGAGGACGGCTACGATGCCGTCCATGTCCACACACCAGTCGCCGCCGCCCTCGGACGCGTCGCCGCGAAGCGGGCCGGAACAAAGCATATCGTCTACACGGCACACGGCTTTTACTTCCACGAGAAGATGGGGCGGGTGACGTACCAGCTGACGTATTCCGTTGAAAAGTGGCTAGCACGTCTCGCAACCGATTATTTGCTCCTTCAAAGCGAGGAAGATTATCAACTCGCCCAGCGCAAACGTTTCAAAGCGAATACGCGTCTGATGCACCTTGGAAATGGGATCGACTTAACGCGCTTCTATCCACGCCCGCGTGAAGCAGGCGCACCGTTTACCTTCCTCTTCATCGGTCGGATTGTCGAAGAAAAGGGGATTCTCGAACTGCTCGATGCGTTCGAGGATGTCGTCTATCGTCATCCGGAAGCCCGTCTCGTCATTGCCGGTGAGATGATGGCAAGCGAGCGCGATCAGACGACGAAACATCTCTTCTTACGACGGATCCGTGAGATTCCGAATGTCGATTACCTCGGATTCGTCGAAGATGTACCGAGCTTGTTCCAACAAGTCGATGCCTTCGTCTTACCGTCGCATCGCGAAGGCGTCCCACGATCGATCATCGAAGCGATGGCGAGCGCAAAACCGGTCATCGCAACAAATATCCGCGGCTGCCGCGAAGAGGTCGTCGAGGGGAAAACGGGGTATCTCGTTGAAGTCCGCGACATCGCAAAACTTGTCAGACGAATGAACACACTTGTCGAACACCCGGACCGTGCCAACGAGATGGGACGGAATGGATTTGACCGTGCCATGAAACATTTCAACGAAGCCGACGTCATCAAACGACAACTTGATCTCTTTTCAGCTATGTAA
- a CDS encoding sugar transferase has protein sequence MKRLFDFTVSLIAILILLPVYAVVALVIYTKLGRPIFFNQVRPGYKGELFKIYKFRTMTNETDADGKLLPDADRIPASLEWIRRLSLDEIPQFFNILRGQMSFVGPRPLLVSYLNHYTKEQMTRHDVLPGLTGWAQIHGRNATTWQQRLEQDQWYAANHTFRLDLYILFKTFKMVISSEGNSTAHQTGMGEFKGLDGGVPHDVAKR, from the coding sequence ATGAAACGCCTATTCGACTTCACGGTTAGTCTTATCGCCATCCTCATTCTACTTCCTGTTTATGCCGTCGTCGCCTTAGTCATCTACACGAAACTCGGACGACCGATCTTCTTCAATCAAGTCCGCCCCGGCTACAAGGGCGAGCTGTTCAAAATCTATAAATTTCGCACGATGACGAACGAAACGGATGCCGATGGAAAACTTCTTCCGGACGCGGACCGGATCCCAGCATCGCTCGAGTGGATCCGTCGCTTAAGCCTTGATGAGATCCCGCAGTTCTTTAATATCCTCCGTGGACAGATGAGTTTCGTCGGACCGCGTCCGTTGCTCGTCAGTTATCTTAATCACTATACGAAGGAGCAGATGACACGGCATGATGTCCTGCCTGGTCTGACAGGCTGGGCACAGATTCACGGCCGCAATGCAACGACGTGGCAGCAACGCCTCGAGCAAGATCAATGGTATGCAGCCAATCATACGTTCCGACTTGATCTCTATATCCTGTTTAAGACGTTCAAGATGGTCATCTCGTCAGAAGGGAACTCGACGGCTCACCAGACCGGTATGGGTGAGTTCAAGGGTCTCGACGGAGGTGTTCCCCATGATGTCGCTAAGCGATGA
- a CDS encoding NAD-dependent epimerase — protein sequence MPNKTILITGIAGFIGFHAARRFIREGYRVIGLDEVNDYYDPTLKEARLAELGTNYTFYRVSLEETAAVAQVFEQESIDLVLHLAAQAGVRYSIDRPDVYMTSNIVGFLSILEACRHYPVEQLIYASSSSVYGSNTKMPFATTDAVDHPLSLYAASKKANELMAHTYSSLYGIKTTGLRFFSVYGPWGRPDMALFKFTEAIAKGEPIDLYNYGEMGRDFTYVDDIIESIYRLFQTEPEVDEAFDASNPLPDRSNVPYRVYNIGSHSPIRLNEFVALIERRLGKTAIKNGMPLQPGDVPESFADVSSLFETIGYRPQTTVEAGVNAFIDWYESHYLLKEEIQDGA from the coding sequence GTGCCGAATAAAACGATCTTAATTACAGGTATCGCAGGCTTCATTGGATTTCACGCCGCACGTCGTTTCATCCGGGAGGGTTACCGGGTCATCGGACTCGATGAAGTAAACGACTATTACGACCCGACGTTAAAAGAAGCCCGGCTCGCTGAACTCGGAACGAACTACACGTTTTACCGGGTCTCACTCGAAGAGACGGCAGCCGTCGCGCAGGTTTTCGAACAGGAATCGATTGATCTCGTTCTCCACCTGGCAGCACAAGCAGGGGTACGCTACAGCATCGATCGACCGGACGTCTACATGACGTCAAACATCGTCGGCTTTCTCTCGATTCTAGAGGCGTGTCGGCATTACCCAGTCGAACAATTGATTTACGCTTCCTCCAGTTCCGTCTACGGATCGAATACGAAGATGCCGTTCGCGACGACGGATGCCGTCGATCATCCGCTAAGCCTTTACGCCGCTTCAAAAAAAGCGAACGAACTGATGGCTCACACTTACAGCAGTCTCTACGGGATCAAGACGACAGGCCTTCGCTTCTTCAGTGTCTACGGTCCTTGGGGACGCCCGGATATGGCACTGTTCAAGTTCACAGAGGCGATTGCGAAGGGCGAACCGATTGATCTTTACAACTACGGCGAGATGGGGCGGGACTTCACTTACGTCGACGATATCATCGAAAGCATCTATCGCCTGTTCCAGACTGAACCGGAAGTCGATGAAGCGTTCGATGCCTCGAATCCGTTACCGGACCGCAGCAACGTTCCGTACCGCGTCTACAACATCGGCAGTCACAGCCCGATTCGACTGAACGAATTTGTTGCCTTGATCGAACGGCGACTCGGCAAGACGGCAATTAAAAATGGCATGCCACTTCAACCAGGCGACGTTCCAGAAAGCTTTGCTGACGTCTCCTCACTGTTCGAAACGATCGGCTACCGTCCACAGACGACGGTCGAAGCCGGTGTCAACGCATTCATCGACTGGTATGAGAGTCACTACTTGCTGAAGGAGGAAATCCAAGATGGCGCTTAA
- a CDS encoding lipid II:glycine glycyltransferase FemX, protein MMSLSDERLIRDPREWDALVATYQLDCYYEHAYFELAKEHDEIPELFYYPTEFGTLIYPYLRRPIPGTRFEDITTPYGYGGPYFTGIWSLDQIREARARFEQYCSETGIVTETVRFHPLLHNQELGQYWCRQTNILQPTVTLELTDPFETIENGFSQMTRRNIRKARREGVTIRLGRPEEYSDFARLYQMTMDKHQADARYYFDQTYFDHFAEGRIKNVLLLAEQEGRIIAGCIVLTGRQFAHYHLGASDPAYLSLRPNHLLFAEMIRWAKQAGLQALHLGGGTTRSDADSLLAYKRSFGEANRTFFGLGTSILDSTIYDRLVRQMKRQHPEVETGQWFPIYRTPLRQLSPRREETS, encoded by the coding sequence ATGATGTCGCTAAGCGATGAACGATTGATTCGGGATCCACGCGAATGGGACGCGCTCGTCGCAACCTATCAACTCGATTGTTATTACGAACATGCTTACTTCGAACTTGCGAAGGAGCACGATGAGATTCCTGAATTATTTTATTATCCGACGGAGTTCGGAACGTTGATCTATCCGTACTTGCGGCGACCGATTCCAGGCACACGCTTTGAGGACATCACGACACCTTACGGCTATGGGGGTCCTTACTTCACAGGCATCTGGTCACTCGATCAGATTCGCGAAGCCCGCGCGCGATTCGAACAATACTGTAGTGAAACCGGAATCGTCACCGAGACAGTTCGTTTCCACCCTTTGCTTCACAATCAGGAACTCGGTCAATACTGGTGCCGTCAAACGAATATTTTGCAACCGACCGTGACACTCGAACTGACAGACCCATTCGAGACAATCGAAAATGGATTCTCGCAAATGACACGGCGCAACATCCGGAAGGCACGTCGCGAAGGGGTCACGATTCGCCTCGGACGTCCGGAAGAGTACTCGGACTTCGCCCGTCTCTACCAGATGACGATGGATAAACATCAAGCCGATGCGCGGTATTACTTTGATCAGACCTACTTCGATCACTTCGCCGAAGGACGGATCAAAAATGTCCTGTTGCTTGCCGAACAAGAGGGACGGATCATCGCTGGATGCATCGTCCTGACGGGTCGCCAGTTCGCACATTATCATCTCGGTGCTTCAGATCCTGCTTACTTGTCGCTTCGCCCGAATCACCTATTATTCGCGGAGATGATTCGCTGGGCAAAACAAGCTGGTCTGCAAGCGTTGCATCTCGGTGGCGGAACGACACGATCCGATGCAGATAGCTTACTCGCCTACAAACGATCCTTTGGTGAAGCGAATCGAACGTTTTTCGGACTCGGTACATCGATTCTTGATTCAACGATTTATGACCGGCTCGTACGACAAATGAAACGACAACATCCGGAAGTCGAGACAGGACAGTGGTTCCCGATCTACCGGACGCCGCTCCGTCAGCTGTCACCTCGAAGGGAGGAAACATCATGA